A genome region from Pseudomonadota bacterium includes the following:
- a CDS encoding diguanylate cyclase encodes MARLVQKAKASGHKILIVDDTDEVLESTRLLLEKDGHDIQTANNGPDGIEKVRNWQPHLLILDYFMPGMTGEEVVTRIRPFNKETQILLQTGYASEKPPRQMLHALDIQGYHDKSEGPEKLLIWVDASLKSYRQISTISKGKRGLRHILDAIPEMYNLQTLEELLKGVLEQMEGLLGGYHSFVAALPGALNLPPEGGKTPDSFAVISNDEELKIVAGTGRFESFDCLDEVDQELLKRLHDAIGQEQVVEDGTRTFVPLRVGNKSLGVIYFDRKSEETYDVELLKIFAMQASQALENRRLFGMATEDDLTKTFLKNFFFKRMEDEVHEACRYEYPISLCIIDVDKFKSVNDTYGHIAGDIVLRSVSNVIRSSVRSHDFVGRFGGDEFVIALPHTDRKIATEVLERLRRKVEATTYEGTPPDVKVTLSCGVATLQSFPAERANLKRAQLTRMIERMLESADQALYVSKEQGRNAVNSAEPLSVEHLLEDREVARS; translated from the coding sequence ATGGCTCGACTGGTTCAGAAAGCAAAGGCGTCTGGTCACAAGATCCTCATCGTCGATGACACCGACGAGGTTCTCGAATCGACGCGCCTGCTCCTCGAAAAAGATGGGCACGATATCCAGACCGCGAACAACGGCCCTGATGGCATCGAGAAGGTGCGCAACTGGCAGCCCCACCTCCTGATACTCGACTACTTCATGCCCGGCATGACCGGCGAAGAGGTCGTGACCCGCATCCGCCCCTTCAACAAGGAGACCCAGATCTTGTTGCAGACGGGGTACGCCTCTGAGAAGCCCCCGCGTCAGATGCTCCACGCCCTCGACATCCAGGGCTATCACGACAAGAGCGAGGGGCCTGAGAAACTGCTCATCTGGGTCGACGCGTCGCTCAAGTCGTATCGCCAGATCTCCACGATCAGCAAGGGCAAGCGCGGCCTGCGTCACATCCTCGACGCCATCCCCGAGATGTACAACCTGCAGACCCTCGAGGAGCTCCTGAAAGGGGTGCTCGAGCAGATGGAGGGGCTGCTCGGGGGGTATCACAGCTTCGTGGCGGCGCTTCCCGGGGCGCTCAACCTGCCCCCAGAGGGGGGCAAGACCCCCGATTCATTCGCGGTCATCTCGAACGACGAAGAGCTCAAGATCGTTGCGGGCACGGGCCGCTTCGAGAGCTTCGATTGTCTCGACGAAGTCGATCAAGAGCTGCTCAAGCGTTTGCACGACGCCATCGGGCAGGAGCAGGTGGTCGAAGACGGCACGCGTACCTTCGTGCCGCTGCGGGTGGGCAACAAGTCGCTCGGCGTCATCTACTTCGATCGCAAGTCAGAGGAAACGTACGACGTCGAGCTCCTGAAGATCTTCGCGATGCAGGCCTCTCAGGCGCTCGAGAACCGCCGTCTCTTCGGCATGGCCACCGAAGACGATCTGACGAAGACCTTCCTGAAGAACTTCTTCTTCAAGCGCATGGAAGACGAGGTTCACGAGGCCTGTCGCTACGAGTATCCCATCTCGCTCTGCATCATCGACGTCGACAAGTTCAAGAGCGTCAACGACACCTACGGTCACATCGCCGGTGACATCGTCCTGCGCTCGGTGAGCAACGTCATCCGGTCGAGCGTTCGGTCGCACGACTTCGTTGGTCGCTTCGGTGGCGACGAGTTCGTCATCGCGCTGCCCCACACCGATCGCAAGATTGCAACCGAGGTTCTCGAACGGCTTCGCCGCAAGGTCGAGGCGACCACCTACGAAGGCACCCCTCCGGATGTGAAGGTTACCCTCTCGTGCGGAGTGGCAACCCTGCAGAGCTTTCCCGCGGAGCGGGCCAATCTCAAGCGCGCCCAGTTGACCCGCATGATCGAGCGAATGCTCGAATCCGCTGATCAAGCCCTCTACGTCTCGAAGGAGCAGGGTCGCAATGCTGTGAACTCGGCGGAGCCGCTCTCCGTCGAGCATCTGCTCGAAGACCGGGAGGTCGCGCGGAGCTGA